Genomic window (Methylocystis parvus OBBP):
TTTCTCTGGCACCTGAAATACTCGCGGGCAGAGATGGGGCGTCGGGCCGACGATCTGTACGTCGTTTGCGGTCAGGCTCAGAAGGGGGTGAAGTGGACATGGAGTCTGAAGAACCTCATCAACCACCTGACTGTGCGAGAAACATCGCATCTCAAGGGCCGGGATACCCGCTTCGTCCGGGGCAGTCTGGGTGACCTTGCAACCCTTCGAAAGGCTTCCCGACGCAAGTTCGTTGAATACCGCATCGGGATCGTGCAGCCGGGCCTCAACGGTGAAAACATACCAGCGGAGCATCTGGCGCTTCTGGGTGCAACTAGCAGCTTCATACAGACTGTTACCGGGCGGCCTCTCTTGACTGTCGCAAACCGGGCCGATCCAGCTCAGGGTTGAACGGACGCTAGAGCGCGCTGCGAAAGAGTGAGAACCGGCTTTTTCGCATGAAGCGCGCTCTATACCTTTAGAATCGATCGCGTCGCCTGCGTTCAAGCGATTCCGCCTAAACGCAGCGCGATCTAGATCGTTCAGCCGAGGGGGAATACTGCGGCCAAAGCGAACCGGTGGCTTTCAGGAGCTTTCCGGTGGTGCAGAGTGTCCTAAATGGAGTTGGAAGCGCCCTATCGGCAGCGCGCCCCAACTCGGTCGTTCGGCGGCTACGCTATGACTCCAAAACCGGTCATCCGTCCATCTTCATACACCGCTAGATAACTACCCGCTTGATCTCCTCGACGAGGGCGGGGACAGCTCATAGGCTTCGAGAGGTGCAGAACGCAGCCAGCTGCGCGCTTCTGCGATGGTCATCGCCTTATTCGCCGTTGCGTCGTTGAGGATAGCCGCGGTAACCTGAGTGTGAATCGGCATGGAATAAGGACCCCGTTTTCGGGGTGATCGGCATCCAATCGGGACCCCCGGGGCTGAGGGTCCACATTGGCCTCCTTTTCGAGAGAGGCCGGGGTTGGGATGCTGAGCAAAGGGTTCGGCAACACCATGACATCGACGCTCTGGCGTTTCGTTGAGCAGGCGCATGGCCGCCGGCCCATGGTCGCCCTGGCGACCGGTCACCCGCATCCGATGCGCCGAAAGCCTGGCTTTGATCCTACCAATCCCTGTCGGTACTGTGTGGAATCCCCACCGTTCCGTGAGCGGTTCGGGACGACTTTGCAGGTCGATCTGTTCTCGGCCATCGCCAGATATTGCGTAGTTCAAGGTGGAGATCCTGGGTCAGAGCGAATTAGTTCTGTCCGATCTGAATGGCGAACCTCACCTGTTCGGCTTCGAGACGTTTTTCAACAGTCACGAGGCCTTGACGCTTGGCGTGTGGATGAAGCCGCATATCAAAACAACACCGGTGTCGATTTTCCTACGAACAAAAGTGTAATATCGTATTTCAACTATCGTTAAGCAGGGACGGCCATGCCGAAGAACATCGTCATACTGCTTGATGGAACATCGAACGAAATCTCTGCTGACCGTACCAATATCCTGCGGCTGTACGGAACGCTAGAAAAAGGCGATCGACAACTCGTCTACTATGATCCCGGTGTAGGGACCTTCGGAGCCGAAAACGCATGGCTGCGGTTTTGGAGAAAGGCCGTCGAGATCTGGGGCCTGGCCACCGGCTGGGGCCTCGATCACAACGTCAAGGAGGCTTACCGGTTTCTGGTGGAGAATTATGACGATGGACGTCGCGGAGGAGGGGGCCAGAGTTCCCGCGACAGCATCTATATATTTGGCTTCAGCAGGGGAGCCTATACGGCCCGCGTGCTTGCCGGTTTCATCCATGCGGTAGGTCTGATCGAAAAGCGAAACCTGAACCTGCTCGACTATGCCTATAGCGCCTACAAGGGCATCGGGGAGAACGGCGAGGACAAGTTCGGAGAAGTCCGCCTCTACGAACGTATCCTCGCCCCGGATCGCCCGCCAATACGTCTGCTTGGCCTTTTCGACACGGTCGCCTCGGTCATCGAGCACGGTCGCTATGGACCTCGGCTACGTTCCCACGCCCATACCAAGCGCAACTGGAGCGTCGAGAGCGTGCGCCATGCAGTAGCAATCGATGAACGCCGCACAATGTTCAGACCACAGCTTTGGCCCGAAGGTGAGGAGTACTGGGGCAACCCATTCAACAAGGCCGCCGCCAAACCTCAGGACGTCCGCGAGGTATGGTTCGCCGGTGTTCATGGTGATGTCGGTGGCGGCTATCCTGAGGCCGAAAGCGGTCTGGCCAAGGTGGCCTTACAATGGATGGTCGAGCAGACCGGCCCCTTGGGGCTGTTCTACCGGACGCAAACGGTCAACGAACTCGTCTTGGGCCGAAATCCCGACCAGCAATACATATCTCCGGATCCGCACGCTAAACCGCATAATTCGATGAGCTGGGGTTGGGGTGTACTGGAGTTCCTTCCGCAACGGCGACGTAAGCTCGAGGATGGTTCTAAGGGCAGCAAGCTGACCATTCCCCTGTTCGCCCGTCGCTCGATCCCGGCTGGCGCGCGCATTCATCAATCGGTGACTGATCGCGCCAATGGCGGTGATCGGCCGCCAAACATGCCGGCAGATTTTCTGATAGAGTAAGGACGAAATAGCGAAATAGGAGGCTGGACCTGCAGGTGGCTACAGGGCGTCATTTCCGCCGGCTTCACCATCCCTGGTTCACTACGAAGATATCGCAATGTTTTTACGCAGACTGACACTCACCAACATTCGCTCGATCGGCTCGCTCTCCATTGGCTTTGAAGAGCAGCCCGGAAAGTCACGTCCATGGACCTTCCTGCTCGGCGAGAATGGCTCGGGCAAGAGTACTGTCCTGCGTGCTGTTGCATTGGCGTTGGCGGGAAGTGAAGCCTTGCCAGAGATTCTGGGGGATCTCGATTGGTGGATCCGGGAAGGACAGGATAGCGCCAGCATCGAGTTGGTTCTTGCGACCGCGAACAATGAACTGCGTCGCGCCGAGCTGAAATTCGTGCGCGGGAGCGGCACATTGCGGTTCCTCACCGACAACCAGGATAGTTTGCGCGAGCTGGACGACGCACTTCGGCACGCGGCGAGGAACTACTTTGTCGTCGGCTACGGCGTGAATCGACGGATGGCGCCCGACAGCCAAAGCATTGCACCGAACAGCTCCGCCTACAGAACAAGCCGATCGCAGAATGTGGCGACACTTTTCTCCCAGAACTCAGCGCTTGTTTCGCTCGAGCAATGGGCGATCGATCTCGACTACCGGCGCGGCGACAAAGGGTTGGACCTTGTTCGCAGTGCGCTGAATAAGCTGCTCCCCGACGTCAAATTCGCCGGCGTTGACAAGGAGCACAGGCGTTTGAGGTTCAAGACACCGGATGGCACCTTGCCACTCGAGCTCTTGAGCGACGGATACCAGGCCATGGCCGCTTGGTGCGGGGATCTGCTTTTCCGCGTTACCGAAACGTTCAAGAATTATAAGGACCCGCTCAACACGCGAGGGCTCCTGCTGATCGATGAACTCGATCTGCATCTCCACCCTGTCTGGCAAAGGCAACTCGTCTTTTTTTTGCGAGCTACCTTGCCGCGGTTCCAAATTATCGCGACAACCCATTCACCGCTGACCGTCCACCAGGCCAGCGCTGAGGAACTCTTCATATTGAAGCGAGGAGCATCGCCTACCGTCGGAGTGGCCGTTGAGAAATTCGCCGGCGCACCGAACAAGCTCACGCTCAGCCAGCTGATCCAGAGTCCTATATTCGGTCTCGACACCCTCGATTCCCCGCAGATAGCTGAAGTTCGCCGCAATCTGAGGGCGCTGAAAGGCCTTCCTGTGAGTGATCAGAAAGGCCGAACGGCGACCGTTAAGCCCGCTTCCACCGCAGCTGGCCGCGCCCAACAGATTCGAGCCTGGGAAGCGAAGTTGGACGGCGCTCCCGACCGCGAACAGGTTCCTGCCTACCTGAAGCCCACCAACCTGTTGCTTGAACGTATCGCCAATGAACTGCAGGGCAAAGATGGCGATGAAGGAAGAGGAGCTGTCCAGAAAGCTGTCAGGACTGTGTCGCGTGGGAAAGTGCGGCCCGCGACCGGCAAGCTGAAATGATACCACTGGTCAGG
Coding sequences:
- a CDS encoding DUF2235 domain-containing protein; amino-acid sequence: MPKNIVILLDGTSNEISADRTNILRLYGTLEKGDRQLVYYDPGVGTFGAENAWLRFWRKAVEIWGLATGWGLDHNVKEAYRFLVENYDDGRRGGGGQSSRDSIYIFGFSRGAYTARVLAGFIHAVGLIEKRNLNLLDYAYSAYKGIGENGEDKFGEVRLYERILAPDRPPIRLLGLFDTVASVIEHGRYGPRLRSHAHTKRNWSVESVRHAVAIDERRTMFRPQLWPEGEEYWGNPFNKAAAKPQDVREVWFAGVHGDVGGGYPEAESGLAKVALQWMVEQTGPLGLFYRTQTVNELVLGRNPDQQYISPDPHAKPHNSMSWGWGVLEFLPQRRRKLEDGSKGSKLTIPLFARRSIPAGARIHQSVTDRANGGDRPPNMPADFLIE
- a CDS encoding AAA family ATPase; the protein is MFLRRLTLTNIRSIGSLSIGFEEQPGKSRPWTFLLGENGSGKSTVLRAVALALAGSEALPEILGDLDWWIREGQDSASIELVLATANNELRRAELKFVRGSGTLRFLTDNQDSLRELDDALRHAARNYFVVGYGVNRRMAPDSQSIAPNSSAYRTSRSQNVATLFSQNSALVSLEQWAIDLDYRRGDKGLDLVRSALNKLLPDVKFAGVDKEHRRLRFKTPDGTLPLELLSDGYQAMAAWCGDLLFRVTETFKNYKDPLNTRGLLLIDELDLHLHPVWQRQLVFFLRATLPRFQIIATTHSPLTVHQASAEELFILKRGASPTVGVAVEKFAGAPNKLTLSQLIQSPIFGLDTLDSPQIAEVRRNLRALKGLPVSDQKGRTATVKPASTAAGRAQQIRAWEAKLDGAPDREQVPAYLKPTNLLLERIANELQGKDGDEGRGAVQKAVRTVSRGKVRPATGKLK